In the Sarcophilus harrisii chromosome 1, mSarHar1.11, whole genome shotgun sequence genome, one interval contains:
- the LOC116420759 gene encoding immunoglobulin alpha-2 heavy chain-like, with protein sequence MVRSTSQRPKKGSRESKFYLLGGGINGLPLLTLPPSLLHSVEQSVLKESGGGSHQAGSILKLKCETSGFQFKTSKLGWYLWAPGNAPLGLTNLSSSSTDVTEDRITTSREDSRSRIFLQIKDLGLRDSGQYHCVRRVGPGDDTDKLVFGLGTDVTVETGLGNPLSPSVFLVRSQDAMACLIRNFYPKEIHVSLASSGPLISAQTHTLGPMANGNYNAIQIGRVGENHTVTCTVKHIGKEMNMSHKPGMISPWGEED encoded by the exons ATGGTTAGATCTACATCCCAGAGGCCAAAAAAAGG TTCAAGGGAATCAAAGTTCTATCTCCTGGGAGGAGGTATCAATGGACTCCCCCTACTTACTCTACCTCCATCTCTGCTTCATTCAGTGGAACAATCAGTGTTGAAAGAGTCAGGGGGAGGCTCTCATCAAGCTGGAAGCATCCTGAAACTCAAATGTGAAACCTCTGGTTTCCAATTCAAGACAAGCAAACTTGGCTGGTACCTTTGGGCACCTGGTAATGCCCCACTAGGATTGACCAATCTCAGCAGTAGTTCAACAGATGTCACTGAAGACCGAATCACCACCTCCAGGGAGGACAGTAGGAGCCGAATTTTCCTACAGATTAAGGACCTGGGTCTCAGAGATTCTGGCCAATACCATTGTGTAAGGAGGGTGGGCCCTGGAGATGACACAGACAAATTGGTCTTTGGTCTTGGGACAGATGTGACTGTGGAGACTG GACTTGGAAACCCACTATCACCCAGTGTGTTCTTGGTGAGGAGTCAGGATGCTATGGCCTGCCTGATCAGGAATTTCTACCCCAAGGAAATCCATGTGTCCTTGGCATCCTCTGGGCCTTTGATCTCAGCCCAGACTCATACTCTGGGTCCCATGGCCAATGGCAATTACAATGCCATCCAGATTGGCAGGGTTGGTGAGAATCATACAGTAACCTGCACAGTGAAGCACATTGGAAAAGAGATGAATATGTCCCACAAGCCAGGTATGATTAGCCCCTGGGGTGAAGAAGACTGA